In Rubrivirga marina, the following are encoded in one genomic region:
- a CDS encoding DUF1800 domain-containing protein, which produces MDRRAFLTRRRPAPAPHPAHASASADLSPVSGAWTAARAAHLVRRTHFGAARADVVSALVRGSAEAAVDALLSAATARPLPDEPGWANQTTTNGGTNIQRLYEWQRGWYAEMMEGGLREKLALFWHDHFATAQVTYEQASFAVDYLTFLRERAVGGFRPLLEGIGKRPAMLRFLDNDTNEAGNLNENYAREIMELFSMGITGPDGQPNYTQDDVVEAARALTGWVVDEGAIRGRFRAERHDAGAKTILGRTGAWGHDDLVQILFDERADAIAHFLAGKLYAWFVHPIPNAGVVVALAGVLRQSNFDIPTALRALLTSAHFYDPAVVGARLKSPMELAVGVLRELGVTPSAAALETVRMRTQSIGQEVLNPPSVEGWPGYDDPLEYRAWVTTGTIPERRGLAEAVIYGEDGFADYDPLPLVEQVSDRYDPYRLARDLADHLLAIPLTDAAADELAEQTVLDGVPMSYSREERGGFWVEIVVSAEPVARERLRHLLAALVNLPEYQLV; this is translated from the coding sequence ATGGACCGCCGCGCCTTCCTGACGCGCCGCCGGCCCGCGCCGGCCCCCCACCCCGCGCACGCCTCCGCCTCGGCAGACCTCTCGCCCGTCTCGGGCGCGTGGACGGCCGCGCGCGCGGCCCACCTCGTCCGCCGGACCCACTTCGGCGCGGCGCGGGCCGACGTCGTCTCCGCCCTCGTCCGCGGCAGCGCCGAGGCGGCCGTGGACGCTCTGTTGAGCGCCGCCACCGCGAGACCGCTCCCCGACGAGCCGGGCTGGGCCAATCAGACGACGACGAACGGCGGGACCAACATTCAGCGGCTCTACGAGTGGCAGCGCGGGTGGTACGCCGAGATGATGGAGGGCGGCCTCCGCGAGAAGCTGGCCCTCTTCTGGCACGACCACTTCGCGACGGCGCAGGTCACCTATGAGCAGGCCTCGTTCGCCGTCGACTACCTCACGTTCCTGCGCGAGCGGGCCGTCGGCGGGTTCCGGCCGCTCCTGGAGGGCATCGGGAAGCGGCCGGCAATGCTCCGGTTCCTCGACAACGACACGAACGAGGCGGGCAACCTCAACGAGAACTACGCCCGCGAGATCATGGAGCTGTTCTCCATGGGGATCACGGGCCCCGACGGACAGCCGAACTACACGCAGGACGACGTGGTCGAGGCCGCGCGCGCGCTCACCGGTTGGGTCGTGGACGAGGGCGCCATCCGGGGCCGCTTCCGTGCGGAGCGCCACGACGCGGGCGCCAAAACCATTCTCGGGCGGACCGGCGCGTGGGGCCACGACGACCTCGTCCAGATCCTGTTCGACGAGCGGGCCGACGCCATCGCCCACTTCCTCGCGGGCAAGCTCTACGCGTGGTTCGTCCACCCCATCCCGAACGCGGGCGTCGTCGTGGCGCTGGCGGGTGTCCTCCGTCAGTCGAACTTCGACATCCCCACCGCACTCCGGGCGCTCCTCACGAGCGCGCACTTCTACGACCCGGCCGTCGTCGGGGCGCGGCTGAAAAGCCCGATGGAGCTGGCAGTCGGCGTGCTCCGCGAGCTTGGCGTAACGCCGAGCGCCGCGGCCCTCGAGACGGTCCGGATGCGGACGCAGTCGATCGGGCAGGAGGTGCTGAACCCGCCGAGCGTCGAGGGCTGGCCCGGCTACGACGACCCGCTCGAGTACCGCGCGTGGGTCACGACCGGGACGATCCCCGAGCGCCGCGGCCTCGCCGAGGCCGTGATCTACGGCGAGGACGGCTTCGCCGACTACGACCCGCTCCCGCTCGTCGAGCAGGTCTCGGACCGCTACGACCCGTACCGCCTCGCCCGCGACCTCGCCGACCACCTCCTGGCGATCCCCCTCACCGACGCCGCGGCCGATGAGCTCGCCGAGCAGACGGTCCTCGACGGCGTGCCGATGTCGTACAGCCGCGAGGAGCGGGGCGGGTTCTGGGTCGAGATCGTCGTCTCGGCCGAGCCCGTGGCCCGCGAGCGGCTCCGCCACCTCCTGGCGGCCCTCGTCAACCTCCCCGAGTACCAGCTCGTCTAG
- a CDS encoding methyltransferase domain-containing protein codes for MEPPTLTHDQVRTYYGQTLQSSTDLKTSACCSDEAVPEHHKPILSLLPDEVLTKFYGCGSPIPPALDGCTVLDLGCGTGRDAFVAAALAGPDGHVIGVDMTPEQIEVAQRHREAVADALGHETPTTDFRLGVIEDLGAIGIEDASVDVVISNCVLNLAPDKEAAFREITRVLRTGGELYFSDVFVDRRLPQAVRQDPVLVGECLGGALYTEDFRRLMARLGWADVRTVAESPIEVEDPALADKLGNARFVSRTIRAFKLPDLIEDRCEDYGQVAIYRGGVEGPRHAFRLDDHHLFEKDRPMLVCGNSAAMVQETRYGRFFEVLGDRSTHFGLFDCAPAPATGDAEASGGASCC; via the coding sequence ATGGAACCGCCGACGCTCACGCACGACCAGGTCCGCACGTACTACGGCCAGACGCTCCAGTCCTCCACCGACCTCAAGACGAGCGCGTGCTGCTCCGACGAGGCCGTGCCCGAGCACCACAAGCCGATCCTGTCGCTCCTCCCCGACGAGGTGCTGACCAAGTTCTACGGATGCGGCTCGCCCATTCCGCCCGCACTCGACGGGTGCACCGTTCTCGATCTCGGGTGCGGCACGGGCCGCGACGCGTTCGTGGCCGCGGCGCTGGCGGGGCCCGACGGCCACGTGATCGGGGTCGACATGACGCCCGAGCAGATCGAGGTCGCCCAGCGTCACCGCGAGGCCGTCGCCGACGCACTTGGACACGAAACCCCGACGACCGACTTCCGCCTCGGCGTGATCGAGGACCTCGGCGCGATCGGCATCGAGGACGCGTCGGTCGACGTGGTGATCTCGAACTGCGTCCTTAACCTCGCGCCCGACAAGGAGGCCGCGTTTCGTGAGATCACGCGCGTGCTGCGGACCGGCGGCGAGCTCTATTTCTCCGACGTGTTCGTCGACCGGCGGCTGCCCCAGGCCGTGCGCCAGGACCCGGTTCTCGTGGGCGAGTGCCTCGGCGGAGCGCTCTACACCGAGGACTTCCGCCGCCTCATGGCCCGCCTCGGCTGGGCCGACGTCCGGACCGTCGCCGAGAGCCCCATTGAAGTGGAAGACCCCGCGCTCGCGGACAAACTCGGCAACGCCCGCTTCGTCTCCCGCACGATCCGCGCGTTCAAGCTGCCCGACCTCATCGAGGATCGCTGTGAGGACTACGGACAGGTCGCGATCTACCGCGGCGGCGTCGAGGGCCCACGCCACGCGTTCCGCCTCGACGACCACCACCTGTTCGAGAAGGACCGCCCGATGCTCGTCTGTGGCAACTCGGCGGCGATGGTCCAGGAGACGCGCTACGGCCGCTTTTTCGAGGTCCTCGGCGACCGCTCGACGCACTTCGGCCTGTTCGACTGCGCCCCGGCTCCGGCGACCGGCGACGCTGAGGCGTCTGGTGGGGCCAGCTGCTGCTGA
- a CDS encoding 1-acyl-sn-glycerol-3-phosphate acyltransferase, whose translation MPPLPFRYRLLRGVVRAIVRLFFSEVAVAGRSNVPTDRGGLLVAWHPNGLIDPALILATVPGRIVFGARDGLLRWPIVGPMMRGLGTVPIYRAVDQEGMSPEQRRAANEKSLGALADEIAGGSFSALFPEGVSHDQPHLAEIRSGAARLYLQARAQTPPGQPPPVILPVGLHYEDKDVFRTDVLVAYHPPLDLDALGIDPDANTRETAERLTEAIEDALERAVHPTASWELHALMHRARTLIAAEAAARRGERAAPETVLSRTTGFAQIWEGYRVRSETHPGKIAALREATTAYHESLRRLGLDDAALDHPPRLGSGVLVVGALLQALAVLLLLPPLLVVGFVVNAPPYWLLKPLARLAAKAEKDAATVKIFGGLVLFPLAWITAGVLAARGVVRLGDSLPGLPEVPVVVGLVTVLLSAIGGVAALFYSEIAIGAWRAVKVRVARWRYHHQLDDLRIRRADLHDRFLALAEGLRLPQSVVRGS comes from the coding sequence ATGCCGCCGCTTCCGTTCCGGTACCGCCTGCTCCGCGGCGTCGTCCGCGCGATCGTGCGACTGTTCTTCAGTGAGGTCGCCGTCGCCGGCCGCTCGAACGTGCCGACCGACCGCGGAGGGCTCCTCGTGGCGTGGCACCCGAACGGGCTCATCGACCCGGCGCTGATCCTCGCGACGGTCCCCGGCCGGATCGTGTTCGGCGCGCGCGACGGCCTCCTCCGCTGGCCGATCGTCGGCCCGATGATGCGTGGGCTGGGCACGGTGCCGATCTACCGCGCGGTCGATCAGGAGGGGATGAGCCCTGAGCAACGGCGCGCGGCGAACGAAAAGAGCCTCGGGGCCCTGGCGGACGAGATCGCCGGCGGCTCGTTCTCGGCGCTGTTCCCGGAAGGCGTCAGCCACGACCAGCCCCACCTCGCCGAGATCCGGAGCGGAGCGGCCCGCCTCTATCTCCAGGCCCGTGCCCAGACGCCGCCCGGCCAGCCACCGCCCGTCATCCTCCCGGTCGGGCTCCACTACGAAGACAAAGACGTCTTCCGAACGGACGTCCTTGTGGCGTACCACCCGCCGCTCGACCTCGACGCGCTCGGGATCGACCCAGACGCGAACACGCGCGAGACGGCCGAGCGACTTACCGAGGCGATTGAGGACGCGCTCGAGCGGGCCGTCCACCCGACGGCGTCGTGGGAGCTCCACGCGCTCATGCACCGGGCGCGGACGCTCATCGCGGCCGAGGCCGCCGCCCGCCGCGGCGAGCGCGCCGCGCCCGAGACCGTCCTCTCGCGGACGACCGGCTTTGCCCAGATCTGGGAGGGCTACCGCGTCCGCTCCGAGACGCACCCCGGAAAGATCGCGGCGCTCCGCGAGGCCACGACGGCGTACCACGAGTCACTCCGCCGGCTCGGCCTGGACGACGCGGCGCTCGATCACCCGCCGCGCCTCGGCTCAGGCGTCCTCGTCGTGGGGGCACTCCTCCAGGCCCTCGCCGTGCTGCTGCTGCTCCCCCCACTCCTCGTCGTCGGGTTCGTCGTCAACGCACCGCCATACTGGTTGCTGAAGCCGCTGGCGAGACTGGCGGCGAAGGCCGAGAAGGACGCGGCCACGGTCAAGATCTTCGGCGGGCTCGTCCTCTTCCCGCTCGCGTGGATCACCGCCGGCGTCCTGGCCGCGCGCGGCGTCGTCCGCCTCGGCGACTCGCTCCCCGGGTTGCCCGAGGTGCCCGTGGTCGTCGGCCTCGTGACCGTGCTGCTGAGCGCGATCGGCGGCGTCGCCGCGCTGTTCTACTCCGAGATCGCCATCGGCGCGTGGCGGGCGGTGAAGGTCCGGGTCGCGCGCTGGCGCTACCACCACCAGCTCGACGACCTCCGCATCCGCCGCGCCGACCTCCACGACCGGTTCCTCGCGCTCGCCGAGGGCCTGAGGCTGCCGCAGAGCGTCGTGCGCGGCAGCTGA
- a CDS encoding DnaJ C-terminal domain-containing protein, with product MAEVTDYYTLLGVPETASPETIKRAYRSLARDSHPDRNPGDPNAEERFKAVQRAYHVLSDPRRRESYDEARQSLFGGLGGGLDGRSRPSSSRTSPFGPDGYDPLVSLFFGDEPTPAGRGADVEAQVKLTFDQALRGGRTEVRLVDGETVRLTVPKGVRSGLKVRVRGRGRAGGTGERGDLYVTFRVDPVARFRREGDNLHVVEIVSAVEAMLGATRSITNAYGQTIKVHIPPGTQPGERLRLRGQGVETDSRRGDLFVEVQVTVPRSLTDEQREALEEAARRVGLL from the coding sequence ATGGCTGAAGTTACCGACTACTACACGCTCCTTGGCGTCCCGGAGACCGCGTCTCCGGAGACGATCAAGCGCGCGTACCGGTCACTCGCGCGGGACTCTCACCCCGACCGGAACCCAGGCGACCCGAACGCCGAGGAGCGGTTCAAGGCCGTCCAGCGAGCCTATCACGTGCTCTCGGACCCGCGCCGGCGTGAGTCCTACGACGAGGCCCGCCAGTCGCTCTTTGGCGGCCTGGGCGGCGGGCTCGACGGCCGCTCCCGTCCGTCGTCCAGCCGCACGTCGCCGTTTGGGCCCGACGGCTACGACCCGCTCGTCTCGCTCTTCTTCGGCGACGAGCCCACGCCCGCTGGTCGCGGCGCCGATGTCGAGGCGCAGGTCAAGCTCACCTTCGATCAGGCCCTGCGCGGTGGTCGCACCGAGGTCCGGCTGGTCGACGGCGAGACGGTCCGGCTGACCGTCCCGAAGGGCGTCCGCTCCGGCCTCAAGGTTCGCGTGCGCGGTCGTGGGCGGGCCGGTGGGACTGGGGAGCGCGGCGACCTCTACGTCACGTTCCGGGTCGACCCGGTGGCCCGGTTCCGGCGTGAAGGAGACAACCTCCACGTGGTCGAGATCGTCTCCGCCGTCGAGGCCATGCTCGGCGCGACTCGCTCGATCACGAACGCCTACGGCCAGACGATCAAGGTCCACATCCCGCCGGGCACGCAGCCGGGCGAGCGGCTCCGGCTCCGCGGCCAGGGCGTCGAGACCGACTCGCGCCGCGGTGACCTGTTCGTCGAGGTCCAGGTGACCGTCCCGCGCTCGCTGACCGACGAGCAGCGCGAGGCGCTCGAGGAGGCCGCCCGCCGCGTCGGCCTGCTGTAG